In a genomic window of Bradyrhizobium ontarionense:
- a CDS encoding DUF5655 domain-containing protein, with translation MSDIKLFRVGSGKVDELVGTTDTVEKSVQTLFERNLEALLGVRFLASEFVTSNGGRVDTLGLDENGCPVILEYKRASNENVINQGLFYLDWLMDHRKDFQWLVMEKLGKEQAQTVDWSAPRLICIAGDFNRYDDHAVKQIQRNIELIRYRRFGPDLLMLDLLVATSVKAQAAVVSSSQGSEPGLAGSGRYKTISSVMEELDAAMIDRFEALRAYMLALGDDVQETKLQLYIAFKRIKNFACVEFRPTASKILMFVKVDPSSVTLEPGFTRDVSNLGHFGTGDLEITLTKPEDLERAMPLIKLSYENS, from the coding sequence ATGAGCGATATTAAGTTGTTTCGTGTCGGCTCGGGAAAGGTTGATGAACTCGTCGGAACGACGGACACGGTCGAGAAGTCTGTCCAAACCCTATTCGAGCGAAACTTGGAGGCTCTGCTGGGTGTCCGCTTTCTGGCCTCGGAGTTCGTGACGTCCAACGGTGGTCGCGTCGACACGCTGGGACTGGACGAAAACGGCTGCCCGGTCATTCTCGAGTACAAGCGCGCATCGAACGAGAACGTGATCAATCAAGGCCTCTTCTACCTCGATTGGCTGATGGACCATCGGAAGGATTTCCAATGGCTGGTCATGGAGAAGTTGGGCAAGGAGCAGGCCCAGACGGTCGACTGGTCGGCGCCGCGCCTGATCTGCATTGCCGGCGATTTCAATCGCTATGACGATCACGCGGTGAAGCAGATTCAGCGCAACATCGAGCTGATCCGTTATCGCCGTTTCGGTCCTGATCTCCTGATGCTCGATCTGCTCGTGGCGACGTCCGTCAAGGCGCAGGCCGCGGTCGTATCCAGTTCCCAGGGCAGCGAGCCAGGATTGGCTGGTTCTGGAAGATACAAGACGATCAGTTCGGTCATGGAAGAGCTGGACGCCGCCATGATCGATCGTTTCGAGGCCCTGCGGGCCTACATGCTGGCGCTGGGCGACGACGTGCAGGAAACGAAGCTGCAACTCTATATCGCTTTTAAACGGATCAAGAATTTCGCGTGCGTGGAATTTAGGCCCACTGCCTCGAAGATCCTCATGTTTGTGAAGGTCGATCCTTCCAGCGTGACGCTGGAGCCTGGCTTTACACGTGACGTTTCAAATCTGGGACATTTCGGTACGGGTGACCTGGAGATCACGCTCACCAAGCCAGAGGACCTGGAGCGGGCAATGCCGCTGATCAAGCTGAGCTACGAAAACTCCTGA
- a CDS encoding restriction endonuclease subunit S, whose translation MNAERLLAHYEEIAEAPDAIARLRRFILGLAVRGKLVPQNPSHDPASELLEKIAKAINSSVPSADKSEPPLFDLPPSWVWARLGQLVLHSDSGWSPRTENYARSGDEWGVLKVSAVSWGEFRASENKQVLPGTEPRANAVVKKGDFLISRANTAELVARAVIVNEDPVRLMMSDKIVRLRLVNECDHRFVLLVNNYADFSREHYSKHASGVSPSMKNVSRDVILSLPVPLPPLAEQHRIVAKVKDLMALCDRLEAARATRESTRDRLAAASLVRLNAPDPETFQSDVRFALDALPALTARPDQIKQLRQTIFNLAVRGKLVPQDPNDEPAQVLLKRLRANPSDANFHLKDPLARGWEWAAIEDCFTVSGGMQKTPARTPKTNAFPYLGVGNVYRGRLELSNIKRFELLDGELERFRLEPQDILVVEGNGSPSEIGRCAVWNGEIANCVHQNHLIRCRPKEVLLTPYVALYLNSPDGMSEMKKLAITSAGLFSLSVGKIRKIPFPLPPLAEQQRIVAKVNSLMTLCDELEAVLLCAAKVRIDLFDALLRVALSPEADRELEAAE comes from the coding sequence ATGAACGCCGAGCGTCTGCTGGCGCATTATGAGGAGATTGCCGAAGCGCCGGACGCGATAGCGCGGCTGCGGCGGTTCATTCTGGGTTTGGCGGTGCGGGGGAAGCTAGTGCCGCAGAACCCGAGTCACGATCCGGCATCGGAGTTACTAGAGAAGATCGCCAAAGCAATAAACTCATCTGTGCCCAGCGCCGATAAGAGCGAGCCACCGCTCTTTGACTTGCCGCCAAGTTGGGTTTGGGCTCGACTTGGCCAGCTGGTTCTTCACTCGGACTCTGGATGGAGTCCTAGGACAGAAAACTATGCTCGAAGTGGTGATGAGTGGGGAGTGCTGAAGGTCAGCGCTGTCTCCTGGGGCGAATTCCGCGCGTCCGAAAATAAGCAGGTTCTGCCAGGAACGGAACCGAGAGCTAACGCGGTGGTGAAGAAAGGAGACTTTTTAATCTCCAGGGCGAACACTGCCGAGTTAGTTGCTCGTGCAGTCATCGTGAACGAAGATCCCGTCAGGCTGATGATGAGCGATAAGATCGTCCGTCTTCGTCTCGTCAATGAGTGCGATCATCGATTTGTCCTGCTGGTCAATAATTATGCGGATTTTTCTCGAGAGCACTACAGTAAACATGCTTCTGGGGTTAGTCCTTCCATGAAGAATGTTTCTCGCGATGTGATCTTGAGCTTGCCAGTCCCGCTTCCGCCGCTGGCCGAGCAACATCGTATCGTCGCCAAGGTTAAAGATTTGATGGCTCTTTGCGATCGGCTCGAAGCAGCGCGAGCCACACGCGAGTCGACGCGCGATCGGTTGGCAGCAGCGAGCCTCGTCCGCCTCAACGCACCTGATCCCGAAACTTTCCAGTCCGATGTGCGTTTCGCGCTCGACGCGCTGCCGGCGCTCACCGCGCGTCCCGACCAGATCAAGCAGCTTCGTCAGACCATCTTCAATCTCGCCGTCCGCGGCAAGCTCGTGCCGCAGGACCCGAACGACGAGCCGGCGCAGGTGCTATTGAAACGGCTGCGAGCTAACCCTTCGGATGCGAATTTCCACCTGAAAGACCCTCTCGCTCGTGGCTGGGAATGGGCCGCGATCGAGGACTGCTTTACTGTTTCGGGCGGAATGCAAAAGACTCCGGCTCGAACCCCGAAGACGAACGCGTTTCCGTATCTTGGTGTTGGAAATGTATATCGCGGTCGTTTGGAGCTTTCCAACATAAAGAGGTTTGAGCTTCTGGATGGTGAACTCGAAAGGTTCCGCCTTGAACCGCAAGATATTTTGGTTGTTGAGGGAAACGGAAGCCCTAGCGAAATCGGGCGCTGCGCTGTTTGGAACGGCGAGATTGCAAACTGTGTTCACCAGAACCACCTCATTCGCTGTCGTCCAAAGGAGGTTTTGCTGACTCCATATGTAGCATTGTATCTGAATTCGCCGGACGGAATGAGCGAGATGAAGAAACTTGCCATAACCTCGGCAGGCTTATTTAGCTTGAGCGTCGGTAAGATCAGAAAAATCCCATTTCCGCTTCCTCCCCTTGCTGAGCAGCAGCGCATAGTCGCCAAGGTCAACTCGCTAATGACGCTTTGCGACGAGCTTGAAGCGGTACTTCTTTGTGCGGCGAAGGTCCGAATTGATCTATTCGACGCTCTTCTTCGCGTAGCGCTATCGCCTGAGGCGGATCGTGAGCTGGAGGCGGCCGAATGA
- a CDS encoding HsdM family class I SAM-dependent methyltransferase: MSVRNTVKSIQDIMRQDAGVDGDAQRISQLCWMFFLKIIDDQDQELEVTQDDYRSPIPKKYQWRAWAADPEGITGDALLAFINGELFPALKGLAVSTKSGDRRRVVRDVFEDAYNYMKSGQLMRQVVNKINEVDFNNLTERQHFGDIYEQILNDLQSAGNAGEYYTPRAVTAFMVDRIDPHPGETLFDPACGTGGFLTCAIRHMERNYVKTTRQREKMQASLRAVEKKQLPHMLCVTNMLLHGIEDPSFVRHDNTLARPLISWTKDERIDIVLTNPPFGGREEDGIENNFPTFRTKETADLFLALIVRLLKQDGRAAVVLPDGTLFGEGVKTRLKEHLMEECNLHTIVRLPNSVFKPYASIGTNLLFFEKGTPTKEIWFYEHRVPEGQKAYSMTKPIRLEHFQNCIDWWRGSERKGRAETPQAWRVSIDEVKARGYNLDVKNPHAVADDHGDPETLLADLRKAEAETAVLRDQLKAILTEALAR, from the coding sequence ATGTCCGTCCGCAATACCGTCAAGTCCATCCAGGACATCATGCGCCAGGATGCCGGCGTCGACGGCGATGCCCAGCGCATCAGCCAGCTGTGCTGGATGTTCTTCCTCAAGATCATCGACGACCAGGACCAGGAGCTGGAGGTCACGCAGGACGACTACCGCTCCCCGATCCCGAAGAAGTACCAGTGGCGTGCCTGGGCGGCGGACCCCGAGGGCATCACCGGCGATGCGCTGCTCGCCTTCATCAATGGCGAGCTGTTTCCGGCGCTGAAGGGGCTCGCGGTCTCGACCAAATCAGGCGATCGCCGCCGCGTCGTCCGCGATGTGTTCGAGGACGCCTACAACTATATGAAGTCCGGCCAGCTGATGCGGCAGGTCGTCAACAAGATCAACGAAGTCGATTTCAACAATCTCACCGAGCGCCAGCATTTCGGCGACATCTACGAGCAGATCCTCAACGACCTGCAGTCGGCCGGCAATGCCGGTGAATATTACACGCCGCGCGCCGTCACCGCCTTCATGGTCGATCGCATCGATCCGCATCCCGGTGAGACCCTGTTCGATCCGGCCTGCGGCACCGGCGGATTTCTCACCTGCGCCATCCGGCACATGGAGCGGAACTATGTCAAGACCACCAGGCAGCGCGAGAAGATGCAGGCGAGCCTGCGGGCGGTCGAGAAGAAGCAGCTTCCGCACATGCTCTGCGTTACCAACATGCTGCTGCACGGCATCGAGGACCCGAGCTTCGTCCGCCACGACAACACGCTGGCCCGTCCTTTGATCTCCTGGACCAAGGACGAGCGTATCGACATCGTCCTCACCAATCCGCCATTCGGCGGCCGCGAGGAGGACGGCATCGAGAACAACTTCCCGACCTTCCGCACCAAGGAGACCGCCGACCTGTTCCTCGCGCTCATCGTGCGTCTCCTGAAGCAGGACGGCCGCGCCGCCGTTGTGCTGCCCGACGGCACCCTGTTCGGCGAGGGCGTCAAGACCCGGCTGAAGGAGCACCTGATGGAGGAGTGCAACCTGCACACCATTGTCCGGCTGCCCAATTCCGTGTTCAAGCCCTATGCCTCGATCGGCACTAACCTGCTGTTCTTCGAGAAGGGAACGCCGACGAAGGAGATCTGGTTCTACGAGCACCGTGTGCCCGAGGGCCAGAAGGCCTATTCGATGACCAAGCCGATCCGGCTGGAGCACTTCCAGAACTGCATCGACTGGTGGCGTGGTTCGGAGCGAAAGGGCCGCGCCGAAACGCCGCAGGCGTGGCGCGTCTCCATCGATGAGGTCAAGGCGCGCGGCTACAATCTCGACGTCAAGAATCCGCATGCGGTAGCCGACGATCACGGTGACCCCGAGACGCTGCTCGCCGATCTGCGCAAGGCCGAGGCCGAGACGGCGGTGTTGCGCGATCAGCTCAAGGCGATCCTGACAGAGGCGCTGGCACGATGA
- the hsdR gene encoding EcoAI/FtnUII family type I restriction enzme subunit R, with the protein MDKASLSERDICTKFVTPALRKAGWDEMVQIREEYSFTKGRIIVRGKLVSRGKAKRADYVLYYRPNIPLALIEAKDNAHSVGDGIQQGLDYAATLAIPFVFSSNGDGFLFHDRTGRSVPMEMNLSLDAFPSPADLWARYRAWKGFDATAEEVVLQDYYDDGSGKAPRYYQVNAVNAAIEAIAKGRDRVLLVMATGTGKTYTAFQIIWRLWKAGRRKRILFLADRNVLIDQTMVNDFRPFGAAMAKLSTHAKTIERQDGSREELPLALDKKRRVDTAFEIYLGLYQAITGPEERQKLYREFSPGFFDLIVIDECHRGSAAEDSAWREILTHFSGATQIGLTATPKETEYVSNTDYFGEPVFTYSLKQGISDGFLAPYKVIKVHIDRDVEGYRPELGQLDRDGNEVEDRIYNATDFDRKIVLDDRTVLTAKKVTEFLKESGDRFQKTIVFCVDEEHAARMRQALINENADLVAENQRYVMRITGSDKEGQDQLGNFIDPESKYPVLVTTSRLLSTGVDAQTCRLIVLDRTVGSMTEFKQIVGRGTRVHEDTKKYYFTLIDFRGATNHFADPDFDGDPVQIYEPGEGDPIAPPDDMDNDLGENEQPPLGPDGEEETVLVRPGGPAPAAGGGRKIYVDGIGARIVAERVEYLDENGKLVTESLRDFTRTALKRRFASLDDFLKRWKAAERKQAIVEELEAEGLVLDALVDELGKNLDPFDLICHVAFDRKPLTRRERADNVRKRDVFGKYGGQARAVLDALLAKYADEGVLNLDDTNILRIPPLSELGTPLELIKAFGDRPAFERAVHELQSSLYQEVV; encoded by the coding sequence ATGGACAAGGCCAGCCTCAGCGAACGCGACATCTGCACCAAGTTCGTCACCCCAGCGCTGCGCAAGGCGGGCTGGGACGAGATGGTCCAGATCCGCGAGGAATACAGCTTCACAAAGGGCCGCATCATCGTCCGTGGCAAACTCGTCAGCCGCGGCAAAGCCAAGCGCGCCGACTATGTTCTGTATTACAGGCCGAACATTCCGCTGGCGCTGATCGAAGCCAAGGACAATGCTCACAGCGTTGGTGATGGCATCCAGCAGGGTCTCGACTACGCCGCCACGCTGGCCATCCCGTTCGTGTTCTCCTCGAACGGCGACGGCTTCCTGTTCCATGATCGAACCGGCCGCAGCGTTCCGATGGAGATGAATCTCTCGCTCGATGCCTTTCCCTCGCCGGCCGATCTGTGGGCGCGCTATCGCGCCTGGAAGGGCTTCGATGCCACCGCCGAGGAAGTGGTGCTGCAGGACTATTACGACGACGGCAGCGGCAAGGCCCCACGCTACTACCAGGTCAATGCCGTCAATGCCGCGATCGAGGCCATCGCCAAGGGGCGAGACCGCGTGCTGCTGGTCATGGCGACCGGCACCGGCAAGACCTATACCGCGTTCCAGATCATCTGGCGGCTGTGGAAAGCGGGGCGCAGGAAGCGCATCCTGTTCCTGGCCGATCGGAATGTGCTGATCGACCAGACGATGGTGAACGACTTCCGTCCGTTCGGTGCTGCGATGGCGAAGCTCTCGACCCATGCCAAGACCATCGAGCGGCAGGACGGCAGTCGGGAAGAGCTGCCGTTGGCGCTCGACAAGAAGCGGCGCGTTGACACGGCTTTCGAGATCTATCTCGGTCTCTATCAGGCGATCACAGGGCCTGAGGAGCGCCAGAAGCTCTATCGCGAGTTCTCGCCCGGCTTCTTCGACCTGATCGTGATCGACGAGTGCCACCGCGGCAGCGCCGCCGAAGATTCGGCGTGGCGGGAAATCCTGACCCATTTCTCCGGCGCGACCCAGATCGGCCTCACGGCGACGCCGAAGGAGACCGAATATGTCTCCAACACCGACTATTTCGGCGAGCCGGTTTTCACCTATTCGCTGAAACAGGGCATCAGCGACGGGTTTCTCGCGCCTTATAAGGTCATCAAGGTCCACATCGATCGCGACGTGGAAGGCTATCGTCCCGAGCTGGGCCAGCTCGATCGTGACGGCAATGAGGTCGAGGACCGCATCTACAACGCCACCGATTTCGACCGCAAAATCGTGCTCGACGACCGCACCGTGCTGACGGCCAAGAAGGTGACCGAGTTCCTGAAGGAGAGCGGCGATCGCTTCCAGAAGACGATCGTGTTCTGCGTCGACGAGGAACACGCCGCGCGGATGCGGCAGGCCCTGATCAACGAGAACGCCGATCTCGTTGCCGAGAACCAGCGCTATGTCATGCGCATCACCGGCAGCGACAAGGAGGGGCAGGACCAGCTCGGCAACTTCATCGACCCGGAATCGAAGTATCCGGTGCTAGTGACGACCTCCCGGCTGTTGTCGACCGGCGTCGATGCGCAGACCTGCCGGCTGATCGTGCTCGATCGCACCGTCGGATCGATGACCGAGTTCAAGCAGATCGTGGGACGTGGCACCCGCGTTCATGAGGACACCAAGAAATACTATTTCACCCTGATCGACTTCCGCGGCGCCACCAACCATTTCGCCGATCCGGACTTCGATGGTGATCCCGTGCAAATCTACGAGCCGGGCGAGGGCGATCCGATCGCGCCGCCCGACGACATGGACAATGATCTCGGCGAGAACGAGCAGCCGCCGCTTGGCCCGGATGGCGAGGAGGAAACCGTTCTCGTTCGGCCGGGTGGCCCGGCACCTGCAGCGGGAGGAGGGCGGAAGATCTATGTCGACGGCATCGGTGCCCGCATCGTCGCCGAGCGGGTCGAATATCTCGACGAGAACGGCAAGCTTGTCACCGAGTCGTTGCGCGATTTCACCCGGACCGCCCTGAAGAGGCGCTTCGCCAGCCTCGACGACTTCCTGAAGCGTTGGAAAGCGGCTGAACGCAAGCAGGCGATCGTCGAGGAGCTGGAGGCGGAGGGTCTGGTGCTCGATGCGCTTGTGGACGAGCTCGGCAAGAATCTTGATCCCTTCGACCTGATTTGTCATGTCGCATTCGATCGCAAGCCGTTGACCCGCCGCGAGCGGGCCGACAACGTCAGGAAGCGCGACGTGTTCGGCAAATATGGAGGGCAGGCCCGCGCGGTACTCGACGCCCTGCTGGCCAAATACGCCGACGAAGGCGTGCTCAATCTCGATGACACCAACATCCTGCGCATTCCGCCGCTCAGCGAGCTCGGAACACCGCTTGAGCTGATCAAGGCGTTCGGCGATCGCCCGGCGTTCGAACGCGCCGTCCACGAGCTGCAATCCTCCCTCTACCAGGAAGTCGTCTGA
- a CDS encoding pyrroloquinoline quinone-dependent dehydrogenase, which translates to MMKQPKRLAAPIALAITTTLVASAALAQTVDTARIEAGGQNDWLTYHGSYKSYHYSPLAQINAGNVANLGVAWIHIPGRSTRGLQSMPLAADGVLYYSGSYSRVFALNGATGEVIWSYFPELDEALVARQTHSPYNRGVAIGEGKVFVGTMDGRLIALDMKTGKLAWETKLLDSQKLTVGFTGAPLYANGNVVIGAQGGEWPGRGPIFGVNAASGAKKWEFLTVAGTEEAQKTWGNDSWRTGGGGGWMPGTYDSETSTIWWGTANPAPLYDWSGGDWKTQGARPGDNLYTSSVIGLDVDSGKLKFYHQELPHDAWDFDSAVGEFLMLDRDGKKLTVHPNKSGYIFVYDREAKVQNVWRITENSNFVKNIDPKTGELIGRRDFTAGKVAEPLCPHISGGVSWNSGSYNPKTGLYYKLGQEWCMTLDIVKTTPVVAPQAQLNIGANFTIAKPPSGEIYGHLDARDPVTGAKKWEVRFPEPPLASVLSTGGNLVFVPDSRGTVHAYDAENGTELWNHSDGTGHQGGIISYSVNGKQYIAITAGFGGMAADDYAPTFGGVYKSMPRDDGALIVYSLK; encoded by the coding sequence ATGATGAAGCAACCGAAACGGCTGGCTGCGCCGATCGCGCTCGCCATCACCACGACGCTCGTAGCGTCGGCGGCGCTGGCGCAAACGGTGGATACGGCGCGCATCGAAGCCGGCGGCCAGAACGACTGGCTGACCTACCACGGCTCCTACAAGTCCTATCACTACAGCCCGCTCGCCCAGATCAACGCCGGCAACGTCGCCAATCTCGGCGTCGCCTGGATCCACATTCCGGGACGATCCACCCGCGGCCTGCAGTCGATGCCGCTGGCGGCCGACGGCGTGCTCTATTACAGCGGCTCCTATAGCCGCGTGTTTGCGCTGAACGGCGCCACCGGCGAGGTGATCTGGTCGTACTTCCCGGAACTGGACGAAGCGCTGGTCGCGCGCCAGACCCACTCGCCGTACAATCGCGGCGTCGCGATCGGCGAGGGCAAGGTGTTCGTCGGCACCATGGACGGACGGCTGATCGCGCTCGACATGAAGACCGGCAAGCTCGCGTGGGAAACCAAGCTGCTCGACTCGCAGAAGCTGACGGTCGGCTTCACCGGCGCGCCGCTCTACGCCAACGGCAACGTCGTGATCGGCGCGCAGGGCGGCGAATGGCCCGGCCGCGGTCCGATCTTCGGCGTCAACGCAGCGTCAGGCGCGAAGAAATGGGAGTTCCTGACGGTCGCAGGCACCGAGGAGGCCCAGAAGACATGGGGCAACGATTCCTGGCGCACCGGCGGTGGTGGCGGCTGGATGCCCGGCACCTATGACTCTGAGACCAGCACGATCTGGTGGGGCACCGCCAACCCGGCGCCGCTCTACGACTGGTCGGGCGGCGACTGGAAGACGCAGGGCGCCCGCCCCGGCGACAATCTCTATACGTCGTCGGTGATCGGCCTCGATGTCGACAGCGGCAAGCTGAAATTCTATCATCAGGAGCTGCCGCACGACGCCTGGGACTTCGACAGCGCGGTCGGCGAATTCCTGATGCTCGACCGCGACGGCAAGAAGCTGACGGTGCACCCCAACAAGAGCGGCTACATCTTCGTCTACGACCGCGAAGCCAAGGTGCAGAACGTCTGGCGCATCACCGAGAACAGCAACTTCGTCAAGAACATCGACCCCAAGACCGGCGAGCTGATCGGACGTCGCGACTTCACGGCCGGAAAGGTCGCCGAGCCGCTCTGCCCGCACATCTCCGGCGGCGTCAGCTGGAACTCCGGCTCCTACAATCCGAAGACGGGCCTGTACTACAAGCTCGGCCAGGAATGGTGCATGACGCTCGACATCGTCAAGACGACGCCGGTGGTTGCACCGCAGGCGCAGCTCAACATCGGCGCCAACTTCACGATCGCGAAGCCGCCGAGCGGTGAGATCTACGGCCATCTCGACGCCCGCGACCCCGTCACCGGCGCCAAGAAATGGGAGGTTCGCTTCCCCGAGCCGCCGCTCGCCAGCGTGCTCTCGACCGGCGGCAATCTCGTGTTCGTGCCGGATTCGCGCGGCACCGTTCACGCCTATGACGCCGAGAACGGCACCGAGCTGTGGAACCACTCCGACGGCACCGGCCATCAGGGCGGCATCATCAGCTACTCGGTCAACGGCAAGCAGTACATCGCCATCACCGCCGGCTTCGGCGGCATGGCGGCCGACGACTATGCCCCCACCTTCGGCGGCGTCTACAAGAGCATGCCCAGGGATGACGGCGCGCTCATCGTCTACAGCCTGAAATAG
- a CDS encoding c-type cytochrome: MRTIAAALACAVPAFAQSAAPTPQAEPLDVQQLFASTCGWCHSDAGRVAGKGPQLMDTQRSDDFLRNRIKVGKPGAMPAFGEAFTDAQIDAIIVYIRALKPD, from the coding sequence TTGAGGACAATCGCCGCCGCGCTGGCTTGCGCCGTACCGGCCTTTGCGCAGTCTGCCGCGCCCACGCCGCAAGCCGAGCCGCTCGACGTCCAGCAACTGTTCGCCTCGACCTGCGGCTGGTGCCACTCCGACGCCGGCCGTGTCGCCGGCAAGGGCCCGCAGCTGATGGATACGCAACGCAGCGACGACTTCCTGCGCAACCGCATCAAGGTCGGCAAGCCCGGCGCGATGCCGGCATTCGGCGAGGCCTTCACCGACGCGCAGATCGACGCGATCATCGTCTACATTCGCGCCTTGAAGCCCGATTAG
- a CDS encoding substrate-binding periplasmic protein: MTRLLAMLAAIVGLVGPVEARSLDAIRSLGQLGLCAHPNSLPFASKAGDPPGFQVEMGQALARELGVALRLDWIITMYQLRAAGCDVVMDVIADPEAQGETRLKTTRPYYHSGVALAVPAASKLTSFAGLDRTTKVGVQVGSVAAMLISQRHVPTSTFGFEIDSLDALANHEIDAAAVTPANAAYYNQTHPDKAVRLVAPDDSEASLTWNVAIGMVRPDEALREAVEASLARLRADGTVERIYSRYGIVLQAPK; the protein is encoded by the coding sequence ATGACACGATTGCTCGCGATGCTCGCCGCCATTGTTGGCCTGGTCGGCCCGGTCGAGGCGCGCTCGCTCGACGCCATCCGCTCGCTCGGCCAGCTCGGCCTTTGCGCCCACCCCAATTCGCTGCCGTTCGCCAGCAAGGCCGGCGACCCGCCCGGCTTCCAGGTCGAGATGGGCCAGGCGCTGGCGCGCGAGCTCGGCGTCGCGCTGCGGCTCGACTGGATCATCACGATGTACCAGCTCCGCGCCGCCGGATGCGATGTCGTCATGGACGTCATTGCCGATCCGGAGGCGCAGGGGGAGACCCGGCTGAAGACGACCAGGCCGTATTATCACTCGGGGGTGGCGCTGGCGGTGCCGGCGGCGAGCAAGCTCACCTCCTTCGCCGGCCTCGACCGGACAACCAAGGTCGGCGTACAGGTCGGGTCGGTCGCGGCGATGCTGATCAGCCAGCGTCATGTGCCGACATCGACCTTCGGCTTCGAGATCGACAGCCTGGACGCGCTGGCCAATCACGAGATCGATGCCGCGGCGGTGACGCCAGCCAACGCCGCCTATTACAACCAGACCCATCCGGACAAGGCGGTCCGTCTCGTCGCGCCCGACGACAGCGAGGCGAGCCTCACCTGGAACGTTGCCATCGGCATGGTCCGCCCCGACGAGGCGCTGCGCGAGGCGGTCGAGGCATCGCTGGCACGCTTGCGCGCCGACGGCACCGTCGAGCGCATCTACAGCCGCTACGGCATCGTGCTGCAGGCACCGAAATAG
- a CDS encoding PQQ-dependent sugar dehydrogenase, whose product MTTLSSIVARGVALVGNAALQWRKLQGETPQPAWGAQPQIPVAKPQGLLPTLKMPTARGWRDGERPVAAPGLKVNAFATGLDHPRWIYVMPDKSVLIAEATQIPSPVRNMFGYAMQATMRRAAALGVSANRITRLVDADGDGTAERRNAFMENLSQPFGMALVGDTFYVGNTDGIVAFPYTDGAERITAQGKRLTTFKPAGHWTRSLLVSPDGTKLYAGVGSLTNIAELGFEVEEGRACIYELDIASGVSRIFASGLRNAVGVAFEPETRVLWTVVNERDGLGDETPPDYLTSVREGGFYGWPYCYWGKTVDDRVPQDASLVATALTPDYALGGHTASLGLCWLPAGTLPGFPQGMVIGQHGSWNRSKLSGYKVVFIPFENGKPSGPARDILSGFLAPDESFSYGRPVGVTLGPDGSLLVADDVGNCIWRVTGA is encoded by the coding sequence ATGACAACCCTCTCCTCCATCGTCGCGCGCGGTGTCGCGCTGGTTGGCAATGCGGCGCTGCAGTGGCGCAAGCTGCAGGGCGAGACGCCGCAGCCGGCCTGGGGCGCGCAGCCGCAGATTCCAGTCGCCAAGCCGCAGGGCCTGCTGCCGACCCTGAAGATGCCGACGGCGCGTGGCTGGCGCGATGGCGAGCGGCCGGTGGCCGCGCCGGGCCTGAAGGTCAACGCGTTTGCCACCGGGCTCGATCATCCGCGCTGGATCTACGTGATGCCGGACAAGTCGGTGCTGATCGCCGAGGCGACGCAGATCCCGAGCCCGGTGCGCAACATGTTCGGCTATGCGATGCAGGCGACGATGCGCCGCGCAGCAGCCCTCGGCGTCAGCGCCAACCGCATCACCCGGCTGGTCGATGCGGACGGCGACGGCACCGCCGAGCGCCGCAATGCGTTCATGGAGAATCTCAGCCAGCCGTTCGGCATGGCGCTGGTCGGCGACACCTTCTATGTCGGCAACACCGATGGGATCGTCGCCTTCCCCTACACGGATGGTGCCGAGCGCATCACCGCGCAGGGCAAAAGGCTCACCACGTTCAAGCCGGCCGGGCATTGGACACGCAGCCTGCTGGTCAGCCCCGACGGCACCAAGCTCTATGCCGGCGTGGGTTCGCTCACCAACATTGCCGAGCTCGGCTTCGAGGTCGAGGAAGGCCGCGCCTGCATCTATGAGCTGGACATCGCGAGCGGCGTCAGCCGCATCTTCGCCTCGGGGCTGCGCAACGCGGTGGGCGTCGCCTTCGAGCCTGAGACGCGCGTGCTGTGGACAGTCGTCAACGAGCGCGACGGGCTCGGCGACGAGACGCCGCCGGACTACCTGACCTCGGTACGCGAAGGCGGCTTCTATGGCTGGCCCTATTGCTACTGGGGCAAGACGGTCGATGACCGCGTGCCGCAGGATGCCAGCCTGGTCGCGACCGCGCTGACGCCGGACTACGCGCTCGGCGGCCACACCGCCTCGCTCGGCCTGTGCTGGCTGCCGGCGGGCACCCTGCCCGGCTTCCCGCAGGGCATGGTGATCGGCCAGCACGGCTCGTGGAACCGCAGCAAGCTGTCAGGCTACAAGGTCGTGTTCATTCCGTTCGAGAACGGCAAGCCGTCGGGCCCGGCGCGCGACATTCTCTCGGGCTTCCTGGCACCCGACGAGAGCTTCTCCTATGGCCGTCCCGTGGGCGTCACGCTCGGCCCGGACGGCTCGCTGCTGGTCGCCGACGACGTCGGCAACTGCATCTGGCGCGTGACGGGGGCGTGA